From Pseudomonas poae, the proteins below share one genomic window:
- a CDS encoding DUF1826 domain-containing protein, translated as MLAPVIPLRPVIRQTHGETPLALSDILEDGVNLALWQRQLPLHIAEFGALLVALNEPLAESLVIELNREDAEPNLQGFAASCRDLEGYEGFVADVAWLVSAFACLLGAKCIGVRLRLLDKAMCPRFHVDHVPVRLITTYAGIGSQWLREGVMDRRKLSQPDAEPRERIEQIHCGEVALLKGTKWHGNESYGLIHRSPALQADERRLILTLDWLA; from the coding sequence ATGCTGGCCCCCGTCATCCCTTTGCGCCCGGTGATTCGCCAGACACACGGTGAAACCCCGCTGGCGCTCTCCGACATCCTCGAAGACGGCGTGAACCTGGCGCTGTGGCAGCGCCAGTTGCCTTTGCACATTGCTGAATTCGGCGCGTTGCTGGTGGCGCTCAATGAGCCGTTGGCCGAATCCCTGGTGATCGAGCTGAACCGCGAAGATGCCGAGCCAAACTTGCAGGGTTTTGCGGCCAGTTGTCGCGATCTTGAAGGCTATGAAGGGTTTGTCGCCGACGTAGCGTGGCTGGTCAGCGCTTTCGCTTGCCTGCTCGGCGCCAAGTGTATCGGGGTGCGTTTGCGGCTGCTGGATAAGGCCATGTGCCCGCGCTTTCACGTGGACCACGTGCCGGTGCGGCTGATCACCACCTACGCCGGGATTGGCAGCCAGTGGTTGCGCGAAGGCGTGATGGACCGCCGCAAGCTCAGCCAGCCGGACGCTGAACCCCGCGAGCGCATCGAGCAAATCCATTGCGGCGAAGTGGCCTTGCTCAAAGGCACAAAATGGCACGGCAATGAAAGCTATGGCCTGATCCATCGCTCGCCGGCCCTGCAAGCGGATGAACGCCGCTTGATCCTGACGCTGGATTGGTTGGCATAA
- a CDS encoding DUF3301 domain-containing protein, giving the protein MLTLGNIFVLMLLATGAAWVWHNHGLRERALERVKQHCAKLDIELLDGAVALKRIGFVKDANGRRRLARIYNFEFTVTGETRHPGTITQFGAHSAQIELAPYPFEIKTPLPSAEVIELSQWRQDHATKNRH; this is encoded by the coding sequence ATGCTGACCCTGGGAAACATCTTCGTGTTGATGCTGCTGGCGACCGGTGCCGCCTGGGTGTGGCACAACCACGGCCTGCGCGAACGGGCGCTGGAGCGGGTCAAGCAGCATTGCGCCAAGCTCGATATCGAATTGCTCGATGGCGCGGTGGCATTGAAGCGCATCGGTTTTGTGAAAGATGCCAACGGTCGGCGGCGTCTGGCGCGGATCTACAATTTCGAGTTCACGGTAACCGGCGAAACCCGTCATCCGGGGACCATCACCCAATTTGGTGCCCATAGCGCGCAGATCGAACTGGCGCCCTACCCGTTCGAGATCAAGACGCCGCTGCCCAGCGCCGAGGTGATCGAACTGAGCCAGTGGCGTCAGGACCACGCCACCAAGAACCGTCACTGA
- a CDS encoding acyl-CoA thioesterase, with the protein MEPGNAQLSMTVLMTPDMANFSGNVHGGTLLKYLDEVAYACASRYAGRYVVTLSVDQVIFREPIHVGELVTFLASVNYTGNTSMEVGIKVVTENIRERSVRHTNSCFFTMVAVDDQRKPATVPPLQPHNSEDKRRFVQAQQRRQIRQELEKRYQEIKG; encoded by the coding sequence ATGGAACCCGGAAACGCCCAGCTGTCGATGACGGTATTGATGACCCCTGACATGGCCAACTTCTCAGGCAATGTCCACGGCGGCACCCTGCTCAAGTACCTCGACGAAGTGGCCTACGCCTGCGCGAGCCGTTATGCCGGCCGCTATGTGGTGACGTTGTCGGTAGACCAGGTGATTTTTCGCGAGCCGATCCATGTCGGTGAGCTGGTGACCTTCCTCGCATCGGTCAACTACACCGGCAACACCTCGATGGAAGTCGGCATCAAGGTGGTGACTGAAAACATCCGCGAGCGCTCGGTGCGCCACACCAACAGCTGCTTCTTCACCATGGTGGCTGTGGACGACCAGCGCAAACCGGCCACCGTGCCACCGCTGCAACCGCACAACAGTGAAGACAAGCGCCGGTTCGTGCAGGCCCAGCAGCGTCGGCAGATTCGCCAGGAGCTGGAGAAGCGCTACCAGGAAATCAAAGGCTGA
- a CDS encoding cation:proton antiporter, with product MHAISFIQDLAVIMLVAGVVTILFHRLKQPVVLGYIVAGFIIGPHTPPFGLIHDEDTIKTLAELGVIFLMFCLGLEFSLRKLFKVGATAFIAAFLEIILMIWIGYEIGRWFDWNTMDSLFLGAILAISSTTIIVKALNDLKMKNQRFAQLIFGVLIVEDILGIGIIALLSSIAVSGTVSSGEVFSTVGKLSLFMIVALVIGILLVPRLLAYVAKFESNEMLLITVLGLCFGFCLLVVKLEYSMVLGAFLIGAIMAESRQLVKIERLIEPVRDMFSAIFFVAIGLMIDPQILLQYAWPIAVITVAVVLGKMLSCGLGAFIAGNDGRTSLRVGMGLSQIGEFSFIIAALGMTLQVTSDFLYPVAVAVSAITTLLTPYLIRGADPLSLKIAAVMPKRMSRVFGMYGEWLRSIQPQGEGAMLASMIRKIILQVGVNLALVVAIFFAGSFFAARIGGYLEGWISDPSWQKALIWGGALLLSLPFLIAAYRKLKALSMLLAEMSVKPEMAGRHTQRVRRVIAELIPILSLLVIFLLLAALSASILPTNKLLVLIAVVTAAVAAVLWRWFIRVHTRMQVALLETLDNHKDTPEH from the coding sequence ATGCACGCCATCAGCTTTATCCAGGACCTGGCCGTGATCATGCTGGTGGCAGGGGTGGTCACCATCCTGTTTCACCGCCTCAAGCAGCCCGTGGTACTGGGCTACATCGTCGCCGGGTTCATCATCGGCCCGCATACACCGCCGTTCGGCCTGATCCACGACGAAGACACGATCAAGACCCTGGCCGAGCTTGGGGTGATCTTCCTGATGTTCTGCCTGGGCCTGGAGTTCAGCCTGCGCAAGCTGTTCAAGGTCGGCGCCACGGCGTTTATTGCGGCGTTCCTGGAAATCATCCTGATGATCTGGATCGGTTACGAAATCGGCCGCTGGTTCGACTGGAACACCATGGACTCGCTGTTCCTCGGCGCGATCCTGGCGATTTCCTCGACCACCATCATCGTGAAGGCACTCAATGACCTGAAGATGAAAAACCAGCGCTTTGCCCAACTGATTTTTGGTGTGCTGATCGTCGAGGACATCCTCGGTATCGGCATCATCGCCCTGCTGTCGAGCATTGCCGTCAGCGGCACGGTCAGCTCCGGCGAGGTGTTCTCCACGGTCGGCAAGCTCTCGTTGTTCATGATCGTCGCGCTGGTTATCGGGATATTGCTGGTGCCGCGTTTGCTGGCGTACGTGGCCAAGTTCGAAAGCAACGAGATGCTGCTGATCACCGTACTCGGCCTGTGTTTCGGGTTCTGCCTGCTGGTGGTCAAGCTGGAATACAGCATGGTGCTGGGGGCCTTCCTGATTGGCGCGATCATGGCCGAATCCCGGCAGTTGGTGAAGATCGAGCGCCTGATCGAGCCGGTTCGTGACATGTTCAGTGCGATCTTCTTTGTCGCCATCGGCTTGATGATCGACCCGCAGATCCTGCTGCAATACGCCTGGCCGATCGCGGTGATTACCGTGGCGGTGGTGCTGGGCAAGATGTTGTCCTGCGGCCTGGGCGCCTTTATCGCCGGTAATGATGGCCGCACCTCACTGCGTGTGGGCATGGGGCTGTCACAGATTGGCGAGTTTTCCTTCATCATCGCCGCGCTGGGCATGACCTTGCAGGTGACCAGCGATTTCCTCTATCCGGTGGCCGTGGCGGTGTCGGCGATCACCACGCTGCTCACGCCGTACCTGATTCGCGGTGCCGACCCGCTGTCGTTGAAGATTGCGGCGGTTATGCCCAAGCGCATGAGCCGGGTGTTTGGCATGTACGGCGAATGGTTGCGCAGTATTCAGCCGCAGGGCGAGGGTGCCATGCTGGCGTCGATGATCCGCAAGATCATCCTGCAAGTGGGGGTGAACCTGGCGCTGGTGGTGGCGATCTTCTTCGCCGGCAGTTTTTTTGCGGCGCGTATCGGTGGGTATCTGGAAGGCTGGATCAGTGATCCAAGCTGGCAGAAGGCGTTGATCTGGGGTGGGGCGCTGCTGTTGTCGCTGCCGTTCCTGATTGCGGCGTACCGCAAGCTCAAGGCGCTGTCGATGTTGCTGGCGGAGATGAGCGTGAAGCCGGAGATGGCCGGGCGGCATACCCAGCGTGTGCGACGGGTGATCGCGGAACTGATCCCGATTTTGTCGCTGCTGGTGATTTTCCTGCTATTGGCCGCCTTGTCGGCCAGTATCCTGCCGACCAACAAATTGCTGGTGCTGATTGCCGTGGTCACGGCCGCGGTGGCGGCAGTGCTCTGGCGGTGGTTCATCCGCGTGCATACGCGGATGCAGGTCGCCTTGCTGGAGACGCTGGATAACCATAAGGATACGCCGGAGCACTAA
- a CDS encoding SMI1/KNR4 family protein, which yields MEEIIEQLREANEPVPVPLELPDEDQLVEIEEQLFIDIPFVFREFLLTVSDVVYGSLEPVTVTDPQSHTYLPDVAANAWDAGVDRSMIPICQDGDDYYCVEEDGTVVLWSGEEELVTEETWESVWHWARDVWLES from the coding sequence GTGGAAGAAATCATCGAACAATTGCGTGAAGCCAACGAACCGGTCCCGGTTCCTCTGGAACTGCCTGACGAAGACCAACTGGTGGAAATCGAGGAACAACTGTTCATCGACATCCCCTTTGTCTTCCGCGAATTCCTGCTGACCGTCAGCGACGTGGTGTATGGCAGCCTGGAGCCGGTGACCGTCACCGACCCGCAGTCCCACACCTACCTGCCGGACGTAGCCGCCAACGCCTGGGATGCCGGCGTTGACCGCAGCATGATTCCGATCTGCCAGGACGGCGATGATTACTACTGTGTCGAAGAAGACGGCACCGTGGTGCTGTGGTCCGGCGAAGAAGAGCTGGTAACCGAAGAAACCTGGGAATCGGTGTGGCACTGGGCGCGGGACGTCTGGCTGGAAAGCTGA
- a CDS encoding surface lipoprotein assembly modifier, whose protein sequence is MPQPYCKRSLTLHGLPFSLLLFTAPTVFAADQDTSLRLNQTIEYRANKQERELLKDEVPSDGAAPLLDIDGQTYSVGNNLNELGRAVYLSVERQQWPRARDYLKRYTALPGHDPMLTAYAKGGLARADGDLEKAESYYRELLAIQPDFLPGRLELARVQFENRKDRDSKLAFQQISSSLSPSDAQAMGLGRTVDSFVQALDHREDWQGSFAIGPTWSDNLNQSSESSVTYRFVTDQETILVKRSLPKAVSAHGQDYEGTLNKRLAISGHHGLFVRSLLYGQAYEKESKYNESTVINNAGYSYHDARNQYAFGPSYEFNTIGDNAMYSAWGLRGEWIHTLSATRMFKLEGEYKDMAYKHEINSNLDGATRSVFATLWQALPRQWTLFGGVDITERDARDRTAAYLQKGVRLGVAKDFDIGVSAVLFASFRQRQYDAYSAILDNRRDDEEQSYTFILRAPRLAVYEVVPSLTVKYNQVQSNVDWLYSYDKNSISLKLEKQF, encoded by the coding sequence ATGCCCCAGCCCTACTGCAAGCGATCCCTCACCCTCCACGGTTTGCCCTTTTCCCTGCTGCTGTTCACCGCCCCCACCGTGTTCGCCGCCGACCAGGACACCAGCCTGCGTCTTAACCAGACCATCGAGTACCGCGCCAACAAGCAAGAGCGCGAGCTGCTCAAGGATGAAGTGCCCAGCGATGGCGCCGCGCCGCTGCTGGATATCGACGGCCAGACCTACAGCGTCGGCAATAACCTCAATGAGTTGGGCCGCGCCGTGTATTTGTCCGTCGAACGTCAGCAATGGCCGCGCGCCCGCGACTACCTCAAACGCTACACCGCCCTGCCCGGCCACGACCCGATGCTCACGGCCTACGCCAAGGGCGGCCTGGCCCGCGCCGATGGCGACCTGGAAAAAGCAGAAAGCTACTACCGCGAACTGCTGGCCATCCAACCGGATTTCCTGCCCGGGCGCCTGGAGTTGGCGCGGGTGCAGTTCGAAAACCGTAAGGATCGCGACTCCAAACTGGCATTCCAGCAGATCAGCAGCAGCCTCAGCCCATCTGATGCTCAGGCCATGGGCCTGGGCAGGACCGTCGACAGCTTTGTCCAGGCCCTGGACCATCGCGAGGACTGGCAAGGCTCCTTCGCCATCGGCCCGACCTGGAGCGACAACCTCAACCAGTCCTCCGAAAGCAGCGTGACCTACCGTTTTGTCACCGATCAAGAAACCATCCTGGTCAAACGCTCGCTGCCCAAGGCGGTGTCTGCCCATGGCCAGGACTACGAGGGCACCCTCAACAAACGCTTGGCCATCAGTGGTCATCATGGGCTGTTCGTGCGGTCGTTGCTGTACGGCCAAGCCTACGAAAAGGAGAGCAAGTACAACGAAAGCACGGTGATCAACAACGCTGGCTACAGCTACCACGATGCGCGCAACCAGTATGCCTTCGGGCCCTCGTACGAGTTCAACACCATCGGCGACAACGCCATGTACAGCGCCTGGGGCCTGCGCGGCGAGTGGATTCATACGCTGTCCGCCACGCGCATGTTCAAGCTTGAAGGCGAGTACAAGGACATGGCCTACAAGCATGAGATCAACAGCAACCTCGACGGTGCTACCCGCTCGGTCTTCGCCACCCTCTGGCAAGCCTTGCCCCGGCAGTGGACGCTGTTCGGCGGCGTCGACATCACCGAGCGCGACGCCCGCGACCGCACGGCAGCCTATCTGCAAAAGGGCGTGCGCCTGGGGGTGGCCAAGGACTTTGACATCGGCGTGAGCGCCGTCCTTTTCGCCTCGTTCCGTCAGCGTCAGTACGATGCCTACAGCGCAATCCTCGATAACCGACGCGATGACGAAGAACAAAGCTACACCTTCATCCTGCGTGCGCCGCGCCTGGCGGTGTACGAGGTGGTCCCCAGCCTCACCGTCAAGTACAACCAGGTGCAGAGCAATGTCGACTGGCTTTATTCCTACGACAAAAACAGCATCAGCCTAAAACTGGAGAAACAGTTCTAG
- a CDS encoding TonB-dependent receptor, which translates to MAQPEWSANLGAGARFFNRKLEVGGRAIYYRQHQSKFYSNYPDSAMVSYYINTPMSWDTIVTYDAYINYTLTDAASIELTGTNLSNLYYIDPLTRSAMPAPGRTLKIGFTTTF; encoded by the coding sequence ATGGCCCAGCCGGAATGGTCCGCCAACCTGGGCGCAGGCGCACGGTTCTTCAATCGCAAACTGGAAGTCGGCGGACGCGCCATTTACTACCGTCAGCACCAGAGCAAGTTCTACAGTAACTACCCGGACAGCGCGATGGTCAGTTATTACATCAATACACCCATGTCCTGGGACACGATCGTCACCTACGACGCCTATATCAATTACACGTTGACCGATGCTGCATCCATCGAATTAACCGGCACCAACTTGAGCAACCTGTATTACATCGACCCACTGACACGGTCGGCAATGCCCGCGCCGGGTCGGACATTGAAAATCGGCTTTACCACTACGTTCTAA